From Girardinichthys multiradiatus isolate DD_20200921_A chromosome 3, DD_fGirMul_XY1, whole genome shotgun sequence, the proteins below share one genomic window:
- the LOC124866070 gene encoding kallikrein-7-like, whose translation MALLNLLLFLLWLGVPVSSMSLQKRVVNGHKCNDKERQYHVRIDGSNSTHEFFCGGSLISDEWILTAAHCWEPGWFITATLGIHPKSAKKETRVITHHEIYKDNLGKDHDIMLLKLPKKTKIQPIQLTDCQTSLPVGTTVQIAGFGAGIAGLKNKRIKDTPSDLLCGDMTIKDPKKLKAAFLKTGRNNDYLHQSWNCAVSSTTDTSPGDSGGGWVYNDQLYGVHAFTGNADYACSQPAGFMDVCSYKPWIENKMKCLGCG comes from the exons ATGGCTCTGCTGAACCTTCTTCTCTTTCTGCTGTGGCTTG GTGTTCCAGTGAGCTCAATGTCTCTGCAGAAAAGAGTCGTAAATGGTCATAAATGTAATGACAAAGAGCGTCAGTATCATGTGAGGATTGACGGAAGTAATTCAACACATGAGTTTTTTTGTGGAGGATCTCTGATCTCTGATGAGTGGATTCTGACTGCAGCTCACTGCTGGGAGCCTGGATG GTTTATAACAGCAACTTTAGGAATTCATCCTAAAAGTGCTAAAAAGGAGACTCGTGTAATCACTCATCATGAGATCTATAAAGACAACCTTGGTAAGGATCATGACATCATGCTCCTGAAGCTGccgaagaaaacaaaaatccagccTATACAGCTGACTGACTGCCAAACAAGTCTCCCAGT AGGCACCACAGTTCAGATTGCAGGTTTTGGAGCAGGAATAGCAGGCCTTAAAAATAAACGAA TAAAAGATACTCCATCTGATCTTCTGTGTGGAGACATGACGATTAAAGATCCTAAGAAGTTGAAAGCTGCTTTTTTGAAGACAGGTCGTAACAATGACTACTTACACCAGTCCTGGAACTGTGCTGTAAGCTCTACGACGGACACATCTCCG GGCGACTCTGGTGGAGGATGGGTCTACAATGACCAGCTTTATGGTGTTCATGCTTTCACTGGAAATGCAGACTATGCATGCAGTCAACCAGCTGGTTTCATGGACGTCTGTTCGTACAAGCCGTGgatagaaaacaaaatgaagtgtCTAGGGTGTGGTTAA